Proteins co-encoded in one uncultured Draconibacterium sp. genomic window:
- a CDS encoding glycoside hydrolase family 3 C-terminal domain-containing protein, whose protein sequence is MNLKRSTSLILILFSLFALAFIPQSQMAKKPIYLNTAYSFKERAIDLVSRMTPEEKQSQLGNTMPPIPRLGVNHYDVWGEALHGIMGRNNNSGMTATSFPNSVAVGSTWDPELIKRETKVISDEARGFNHDLIFTLTYWSPVIEPARDPRWGRTAETFGEDPFLVSEIGKGFIQGLMGDDPTYLKTVPCGKHYFANNTEFNRHSGSSDMDDRDMREFYLLPYRTLIRDYDLPSIMTAYGAVNGVPMSASKYLVDTVARKTYGMDGYVTGDCGAIDDIVRGHHFTDSYEEAAALGLKAGVDTDCGGVYQNHALGALEKGMLTQADIDRALNNIFTIRMRLGEFDPAEIVPYAGIKPDIVNDPAHNDLAIEVATKTPVLLKNEVTVQPAEKALPLNTKHIKKIAVLGPQADKVELGDYSGPIEPHLSISPLLGIQNYIKEHNLDIEVVSASTGNTDRNTDFLTMNSFSTVRNGEVVAEFDATKYDASAPGLIVAARFGRTSIRGVKDGDWTAYDNVDITDVDSIRFKVAASGNGGLLEVRVSSATGNILATQKIDAVQQGGGFPGFARPQNVSVKINTLGITGAQTLVLVYREAEGQATDAATLEMAATADVVLVFVGTDQSTGREESDRFSITLPGNQNKLIEAVAAENPNTIVVMQTMGMVEVEQFKNNPNIPGIIWTGYNGQAQGTAMARILFGDVNPGGKLNVTWHKSLNDLPGFNDYTLRGDGSNGRTYLYFDKPVSYEFGYGLSYTTFEYSNFAISKDKITPHDKVIVSVDVKNTGAVDGDEVVQVYVKTPDSPAALERPIKRLKGFKRVTIPAGQTKRVSIDIDCDDLWFWDAEAGKITFDQGRYIFEIGASSKDIKAELEAIMSGEYKPVLTTVVAESDNMILRPGNTAQTSVTAAMSDDSFYDISKAEIEYKSNNPAVVSVDENGKVTATGVGVASVFAYVTINGVTVSNSYPVKVMPDLNPKSILVNGKPIEGFAKEVKAYSYLLKNKTKVPELKATAAGQGITVDIQQAKQIPGTAVVKFIDDITLETNTYYFNFDVEAVSDEFNGAVGSQWQWIRENAATHSLSANDGNLTITSEVGDVSEGTNNAKNILLQSANNDWTAETKLTASRMPSQPENAGILAYQDDDNFVKLMFRAVVKTTRQTGPQPGTIDLMMEENGIAKSLASFNLKIGITGDQALILKLDKKGSIYTASYSLDGENFEILGTADLALKDIKTGLMTGDGIITGYMKSTYWFDSDTTKPDSPFDVAFDYFRITNSGL, encoded by the coding sequence ATGAATTTGAAACGATCAACATCCCTCATTTTAATACTGTTCTCTTTGTTTGCGCTGGCTTTTATTCCACAAAGCCAAATGGCAAAGAAACCGATTTATCTTAACACGGCCTACTCGTTTAAAGAGCGGGCTATCGACCTTGTTTCGCGGATGACTCCCGAAGAAAAACAAAGTCAGTTGGGAAATACCATGCCACCAATTCCGCGGCTTGGCGTAAACCATTACGATGTGTGGGGCGAGGCCCTGCACGGAATAATGGGGCGAAACAACAACAGCGGAATGACTGCCACTTCGTTTCCAAACAGTGTAGCTGTGGGCTCAACCTGGGACCCGGAGCTAATCAAACGCGAAACAAAAGTAATTTCCGACGAGGCGCGTGGCTTTAACCACGACCTGATTTTTACACTTACTTACTGGTCGCCGGTAATTGAACCCGCCCGCGACCCGCGTTGGGGAAGAACTGCCGAAACTTTTGGCGAAGATCCGTTCTTGGTTTCTGAAATCGGGAAAGGTTTTATTCAGGGCTTAATGGGCGACGACCCAACATACCTGAAAACGGTACCTTGTGGCAAACACTATTTTGCCAACAATACTGAGTTTAACCGGCACTCGGGCAGCTCGGATATGGACGACCGCGACATGCGTGAGTTTTATCTACTTCCTTACCGGACGCTGATTCGCGATTACGATTTACCTTCAATAATGACCGCTTATGGTGCTGTTAACGGAGTTCCCATGTCGGCCAGTAAATATTTGGTGGATACTGTAGCACGTAAAACCTACGGAATGGACGGTTACGTTACCGGTGACTGCGGTGCAATTGACGACATTGTGCGCGGCCATCATTTTACTGATAGTTATGAAGAAGCAGCGGCACTGGGACTAAAAGCCGGTGTTGACACCGACTGTGGCGGAGTGTATCAAAATCATGCTCTGGGTGCTTTGGAAAAAGGTATGTTGACGCAAGCCGATATTGATAGAGCGCTGAATAATATTTTTACCATAAGAATGCGTTTGGGTGAGTTCGACCCAGCTGAAATTGTTCCGTATGCAGGTATAAAACCGGATATTGTGAATGATCCGGCTCACAACGATTTGGCTATTGAAGTGGCTACAAAAACACCGGTTCTGCTAAAGAACGAAGTAACGGTTCAACCCGCCGAAAAAGCATTGCCGCTTAATACTAAACACATCAAAAAAATTGCAGTGCTGGGGCCACAGGCCGATAAAGTGGAGCTGGGAGATTACTCTGGCCCAATTGAACCTCATTTAAGTATTTCGCCGCTTTTGGGTATTCAGAATTATATAAAAGAGCATAATCTCGACATTGAAGTGGTTTCTGCATCAACAGGAAATACCGACAGGAATACGGATTTTTTAACTATGAACAGTTTCTCCACCGTGCGTAATGGCGAAGTGGTAGCCGAATTTGATGCTACAAAATACGATGCTTCGGCTCCCGGATTAATTGTTGCTGCCCGTTTTGGCCGCACCTCAATTCGCGGCGTAAAAGATGGCGACTGGACAGCTTACGACAATGTGGATATTACCGATGTTGATTCCATTCGTTTTAAGGTTGCCGCCTCGGGCAACGGTGGTTTGCTAGAGGTGCGTGTTAGCTCGGCAACGGGAAATATTCTGGCAACGCAAAAAATCGATGCCGTTCAACAAGGCGGTGGATTCCCTGGATTTGCACGACCTCAAAATGTGTCGGTAAAAATAAATACACTGGGAATTACCGGGGCACAAACGCTGGTGTTGGTTTACCGCGAGGCTGAAGGCCAGGCTACCGATGCCGCAACACTAGAAATGGCTGCTACTGCTGATGTGGTGTTGGTTTTTGTGGGTACCGATCAAAGTACCGGCCGCGAAGAGTCTGACCGTTTTTCCATTACTTTACCTGGAAATCAGAATAAACTCATTGAAGCTGTTGCTGCCGAAAATCCAAACACCATTGTGGTAATGCAAACCATGGGAATGGTGGAAGTGGAGCAGTTTAAAAACAACCCGAATATTCCGGGCATAATCTGGACTGGCTACAACGGACAGGCACAAGGAACCGCTATGGCTCGCATTTTATTTGGCGATGTAAACCCTGGTGGAAAACTGAATGTTACCTGGCACAAATCCTTAAACGACCTGCCCGGATTTAATGACTATACCTTGCGTGGCGATGGCTCGAACGGAAGAACATACTTGTACTTCGATAAACCGGTTTCTTACGAATTTGGCTACGGATTGTCGTACACCACTTTTGAATACAGCAATTTTGCCATTAGTAAAGATAAGATTACACCACATGATAAAGTTATCGTTAGTGTTGATGTGAAAAACACGGGTGCGGTTGACGGCGACGAGGTGGTGCAGGTATATGTAAAAACACCCGATAGTCCGGCAGCGCTTGAGCGCCCGATAAAACGTCTGAAAGGATTTAAACGCGTTACCATTCCTGCGGGGCAGACAAAACGTGTTTCCATTGATATTGATTGCGACGACCTTTGGTTTTGGGATGCCGAAGCCGGTAAAATTACCTTCGATCAGGGACGTTATATTTTCGAAATCGGAGCGTCATCTAAAGATATAAAAGCCGAGCTGGAGGCGATTATGAGTGGCGAATACAAACCGGTGTTAACAACTGTTGTTGCCGAAAGCGACAATATGATATTGCGTCCAGGAAATACTGCACAAACAAGTGTAACCGCAGCCATGTCGGACGATAGTTTTTACGATATTTCGAAAGCAGAAATTGAATACAAAAGCAACAATCCGGCGGTGGTAAGCGTGGATGAAAACGGTAAAGTAACCGCTACCGGAGTGGGTGTGGCATCGGTATTTGCTTATGTAACCATCAACGGAGTAACGGTATCAAACAGCTACCCTGTAAAAGTTATGCCCGACCTCAATCCAAAATCAATTTTGGTAAATGGCAAACCCATCGAAGGATTTGCTAAAGAGGTAAAAGCATATAGTTATCTGTTGAAAAATAAAACTAAAGTTCCTGAACTAAAAGCAACGGCTGCCGGACAAGGAATTACTGTTGATATTCAACAGGCAAAACAAATTCCAGGAACTGCTGTGGTGAAATTCATCGACGACATCACGCTCGAAACCAACACTTACTATTTCAATTTTGATGTGGAAGCGGTAAGCGACGAGTTTAACGGTGCTGTTGGAAGCCAGTGGCAATGGATCAGGGAAAATGCGGCAACACACAGCCTTTCTGCAAATGATGGCAACCTTACGATTACCAGCGAAGTTGGCGATGTTTCGGAAGGTACTAACAACGCAAAAAACATACTGCTGCAAAGTGCCAATAACGATTGGACAGCGGAAACAAAACTGACAGCATCGCGCATGCCTTCTCAACCCGAGAATGCAGGGATTCTGGCCTACCAGGATGATGATAATTTTGTAAAACTGATGTTCCGTGCAGTGGTAAAAACCACACGCCAAACGGGGCCACAACCCGGTACCATCGATTTAATGATGGAAGAAAACGGGATTGCAAAATCGTTGGCTTCTTTCAATCTAAAAATTGGAATTACCGGCGATCAGGCTTTGATACTCAAACTCGATAAAAAAGGAAGTATTTATACCGCCTCTTATTCGTTGGATGGCGAAAATTTCGAAATTCTGGGAACAGCAGATCTGGCATTAAAAGACATAAAAACAGGCTTAATGACAGGCGACGGAATTATTACCGGTTATATGAAAAGCACTTACTGGTTTGATTCCGACACAACAAAACCGGATTCGCCGTTTGATGTGGCTTTCGATTATTTCCGAATTACAAATAGTGGACTATAA